The following proteins are encoded in a genomic region of Thermococcus henrietii:
- a CDS encoding 50S ribosomal protein L15e produces the protein MGMYKYIREAWKSPKKSYVGELLKKRMVKWRREPVVVRVERPTRLDRARSLGYQAKQGYVVVRVRVRRGGRKRPRWKGGRKPSKMGMVKYSPKKSLQWIAEEKAARKFPNLEVLNSYWVGEDGMYKWFEVIMVDPHHPVIKSDPKIAWIALKPHKGRVFRGLTSAGKKGRGLRNKGKGAEKVRPSVRANKGKTK, from the coding sequence ATGGGAATGTACAAGTACATAAGGGAAGCCTGGAAGAGCCCCAAGAAGAGCTACGTGGGAGAGCTCCTCAAGAAGAGGATGGTTAAGTGGAGGAGAGAGCCGGTCGTCGTCCGCGTCGAGAGGCCCACGAGGCTTGACCGCGCTCGCTCGCTCGGCTACCAGGCCAAGCAGGGCTACGTCGTCGTTCGCGTTAGGGTCAGGCGTGGCGGCAGGAAGAGGCCCAGGTGGAAGGGCGGAAGGAAGCCGAGCAAGATGGGTATGGTCAAGTACTCGCCGAAGAAGAGCCTCCAGTGGATAGCCGAGGAGAAGGCCGCGAGAAAGTTCCCGAACCTTGAGGTCCTCAACTCCTACTGGGTCGGCGAGGACGGAATGTACAAGTGGTTCGAGGTCATAATGGTTGACCCGCACCACCCGGTCATAAAGAGCGACCCGAAGATAGCCTGGATTGCCCTCAAGCCCCACAAGGGTAGGGTCTTCCGTGGTCTCACCAGCGCCGGCAAGAAGGGCCGTGGCCTGAGGAACAAGGGTAAGGGCGCCGAGAAGGTCAGGCCCAGCGTGAGGGCCAACAAGGGCAAGACCAAGTGA
- a CDS encoding amino acid kinase family protein: MGKLTVVKFGGSSLRFSMEGATDLVATLREDSNVLVVVSALSGVTDALLRLAETGGPGLLERISAEHSALADSLGADVSGLLSGLERAVGRRRYDPVWRDYILSFGERLSAVLFVRVIENEGIPLILGRTEDWCLGTLVAEFNDDWPIIVHRVERETARIAVIGVEELSGWEGVGGTATSSSPLRGRSSLRFSGKYTG; this comes from the coding sequence GTGGGGAAACTCACCGTTGTGAAGTTCGGGGGGAGCTCCCTGAGGTTCTCGATGGAAGGAGCAACGGACCTCGTTGCCACGTTGCGTGAGGACTCCAACGTCCTCGTCGTCGTTTCTGCGCTTTCGGGCGTTACAGACGCCCTGCTGAGGCTCGCAGAGACAGGGGGCCCGGGGCTTCTTGAGAGAATATCGGCCGAGCACTCCGCCCTGGCAGACTCCCTTGGCGCCGACGTTTCGGGGCTCCTGTCCGGGCTTGAGAGGGCAGTTGGGAGGCGCCGCTACGACCCGGTGTGGAGGGACTACATCCTCTCCTTCGGGGAGAGGCTTTCCGCGGTGCTCTTCGTCAGGGTCATCGAAAACGAGGGGATTCCGCTGATACTCGGCAGAACCGAGGACTGGTGCCTTGGAACACTCGTCGCTGAGTTCAACGACGACTGGCCGATAATCGTCCACCGCGTTGAGAGGGAAACCGCAAGAATAGCCGTCATCGGCGTTGAAGAGCTCTCCGGCTGGGAGGGAGTTGGGGGGACAGCTACTTCTTCCTCACCGTTGAGAGGTAGGAGCTCGCTCCGGTTCTCAGGGAAATACACGGGGTGA
- a CDS encoding uroporphyrinogen decarboxylase/cobalamine-independent methonine synthase family protein translates to MIVPALIGSLPRPVSLAKKIEQYSMGRLSEEKLEEAYREHTKRAFVKLREAGIRVITDGLYRWDDVFNPLIRFIDGVEVNGLFKFYENNFFYRSPVVKGELSLRENPIPEWLNIALEIKEEVYPGATLKAVLPGPVTLAYHSINEAYGSLDELAEAYTGVLAELMKDIPVGLVELQEPALAAELSRATRETSDAVSPETAKRLIEDLARVKELWVVTYFGTPKVLPDGVIMNFDLVEGSVPEKYSGRPGLGIVNVRETKMERRDRLVDRLRPFLRRYRDLYITPNTLLDFLPESVAWRKLKLLGRLGGE, encoded by the coding sequence ATGATAGTTCCGGCTCTAATAGGCAGCCTTCCAAGGCCTGTTTCGCTGGCCAAGAAGATTGAGCAGTATTCAATGGGAAGACTGAGCGAGGAAAAGCTCGAAGAGGCCTACCGGGAGCACACGAAGCGGGCGTTCGTGAAGCTGAGAGAGGCGGGTATAAGGGTAATCACCGATGGCCTCTACCGCTGGGACGACGTATTCAACCCGCTGATAAGGTTCATAGACGGGGTGGAGGTCAACGGCCTCTTCAAGTTCTACGAGAACAACTTCTTCTACCGCTCCCCCGTGGTTAAGGGAGAGCTCTCGCTGAGGGAGAACCCAATTCCAGAGTGGCTCAACATCGCGCTCGAGATAAAGGAGGAGGTCTACCCAGGAGCGACGCTAAAGGCTGTTCTGCCGGGCCCGGTCACGCTGGCATACCACTCCATAAACGAGGCCTACGGGAGCCTCGACGAGCTGGCGGAGGCCTACACCGGCGTTCTGGCGGAGCTCATGAAGGACATTCCCGTCGGTCTCGTGGAGCTCCAGGAGCCGGCCTTAGCCGCGGAGCTCTCGAGGGCCACGAGGGAGACGAGCGACGCCGTTTCGCCGGAGACCGCGAAGAGGCTCATAGAGGACCTCGCGAGGGTGAAGGAGCTCTGGGTGGTAACGTACTTCGGCACCCCGAAGGTTCTCCCGGACGGCGTAATCATGAACTTCGACCTCGTCGAGGGCTCGGTTCCGGAGAAATACTCCGGAAGGCCCGGTCTCGGGATAGTGAACGTGAGGGAGACTAAGATGGAGAGGCGCGACAGGCTCGTGGACAGGCTCAGGCCATTCCTGAGGAGGTACAGGGATCTCTACATCACTCCGAACACGCTCCTCGACTTCCTCCCGGAGAGCGTCGCGTGGAGGAAACTGAAGCTCCTTGGAAGGCTCGGGGGTGAGTGA
- a CDS encoding homoserine kinase, whose amino-acid sequence MKVRVHATIANFGPGFDVFGVGIGEPYDELTFREADEWEIRVKGHDVPVNGRNVAVVAAKALADLLGEEVAMRMELKKGIRPKSGLGSSGASSLAGALAMARVLGVEDEGLILRAAMEGEKAASGSAHGDNVVPAYYGDFTVIESSEPLRVWRLPVDFEVVAVLPSVEIPTSEARRVLPPKIPRGDAVRNLALASSLVLALRENDLPAVGRLLDDRIALPYRKSLMPWYETVRKAALEAGAYGFSVSGSGPAVFALGEDVAQIGKAIAEAFNGIGIEADVYVTKAGRGALWF is encoded by the coding sequence ATGAAAGTTCGGGTTCACGCTACCATAGCGAACTTCGGACCGGGGTTTGACGTCTTCGGTGTCGGTATAGGCGAACCCTACGACGAGCTGACCTTCAGGGAGGCGGACGAGTGGGAGATACGCGTGAAGGGGCACGACGTGCCCGTGAATGGGAGAAACGTCGCGGTGGTTGCCGCGAAAGCCCTCGCCGACCTGCTTGGCGAAGAGGTCGCCATGAGGATGGAGCTGAAGAAGGGGATAAGGCCAAAGAGCGGGCTCGGGAGCTCGGGGGCTTCCTCGCTCGCGGGGGCGCTCGCCATGGCGAGGGTTCTTGGCGTGGAGGACGAGGGGCTCATACTCCGTGCGGCAATGGAGGGCGAAAAGGCCGCTTCCGGTAGCGCCCACGGGGACAACGTGGTTCCGGCTTACTACGGCGACTTCACCGTCATAGAGTCCAGCGAGCCGCTGAGGGTCTGGCGCCTTCCGGTAGACTTCGAGGTGGTGGCAGTTCTCCCGTCCGTGGAGATTCCGACGAGCGAGGCGAGGCGCGTCCTTCCGCCAAAAATCCCGCGGGGGGACGCGGTCAGGAACCTCGCGCTCGCGTCATCCCTCGTCCTCGCGCTGAGGGAGAACGACCTCCCGGCGGTTGGAAGGCTCCTCGACGACAGGATAGCCCTGCCCTACAGGAAGAGCCTCATGCCGTGGTACGAGACGGTGAGAAAGGCCGCCCTCGAGGCCGGCGCCTACGGGTTCTCCGTGTCGGGCTCGGGCCCCGCTGTCTTCGCCCTCGGTGAGGACGTGGCTCAAATAGGGAAGGCCATCGCCGAGGCCTTCAACGGAATTGGTATCGAGGCCGATGTCTACGTCACAAAGGCTGGAAGGGGTGCCCTATGGTTTTGA
- a CDS encoding RNA-binding protein — MTLRAHHVRLTTFIHATEDEDKVLEAIGTFIPEEIDDEDVHFDVEETTGFFGNPIKVVNVEIKRSKAVRAFLKHFRELLDENARRYILENLDEKVDDEGTLYVRFNKQKAYLGEVEVDEGGDTIRVKIKVKAFPMKKEAVVKAVREWLEEKE, encoded by the coding sequence ATGACGCTCAGGGCGCACCACGTCAGGCTTACAACCTTCATTCACGCGACCGAGGACGAGGACAAGGTCTTAGAGGCGATAGGGACGTTCATTCCCGAGGAGATAGACGATGAAGACGTTCACTTTGATGTTGAGGAAACCACGGGCTTCTTCGGCAACCCGATTAAGGTCGTCAACGTCGAGATAAAAAGGAGCAAAGCGGTGAGGGCGTTCCTCAAGCACTTCAGGGAGCTCCTCGACGAGAACGCGAGGCGCTACATCCTTGAGAACCTCGACGAGAAGGTTGACGACGAGGGAACGCTCTACGTCCGCTTCAACAAGCAGAAGGCCTACCTCGGTGAGGTAGAGGTTGACGAGGGAGGCGACACGATTCGGGTTAAGATAAAGGTCAAGGCCTTCCCGATGAAGAAAGAGGCCGTTGTGAAGGCCGTGAGGGAGTGGCTGGAGGAGAAGGAATGA
- a CDS encoding methionine synthase — MELPILPTSVIGSYPKPRWLLRAYNLYSLGRLPEEDFQEAVRDASVAVLREHERAGIDIPWDGEMGRSEMTEHFTAKIKGFRFYGPVRVWGNAYFNKAAAVSKLEYSEPLVLDEFLWVKANTTRGVVKVPVTGPYTIAEWSFNEYYPSKEELAFELAKILNREFKLLEKEGANFIQLDEPAMLNHPDEVPIAVETINRAVKGVRVKFGLHVCYSNYHLLADYFDELKVSQFALEFANRNFRDMDFLKKLTHGELGFGAVDVHNPRVENPEEVARAIRKVTNYVEPERLYVNPDCGLKLLDRRIAYGKLVNLVKGVEIVRKELAREGKETIPFRRSV; from the coding sequence GTGGAGCTTCCAATCCTTCCCACAAGCGTCATAGGGAGCTATCCAAAACCGAGGTGGCTCCTGCGGGCGTACAACCTCTACTCCCTGGGCAGGCTTCCGGAGGAGGACTTCCAGGAGGCCGTAAGGGACGCGAGCGTGGCCGTCCTGAGGGAGCACGAGAGGGCTGGTATAGACATCCCCTGGGACGGCGAGATGGGCAGGAGCGAGATGACCGAGCACTTCACAGCGAAGATAAAGGGCTTCCGCTTCTACGGCCCGGTGAGGGTGTGGGGCAACGCCTACTTCAACAAGGCGGCGGCCGTTTCAAAGCTCGAGTACAGCGAGCCCCTCGTGCTCGACGAGTTCCTGTGGGTTAAGGCCAACACGACCCGTGGGGTGGTGAAGGTTCCGGTAACGGGCCCCTACACCATAGCCGAGTGGAGCTTCAACGAGTATTACCCGAGCAAGGAGGAGCTCGCCTTTGAGCTGGCCAAAATCCTCAACAGGGAGTTCAAGCTCCTCGAGAAAGAAGGAGCGAACTTCATCCAGCTCGACGAGCCCGCGATGCTCAACCACCCGGACGAGGTTCCCATAGCGGTGGAGACCATCAACAGGGCGGTGAAGGGGGTCCGGGTGAAGTTCGGCCTCCACGTCTGCTACTCCAACTACCACCTCCTCGCCGACTACTTCGACGAGCTGAAGGTTTCCCAGTTCGCCCTCGAGTTCGCCAACAGGAACTTCCGCGACATGGACTTCCTCAAAAAGCTTACCCACGGGGAGCTCGGCTTCGGTGCCGTGGATGTTCACAACCCGCGCGTCGAGAACCCGGAGGAGGTCGCGAGGGCGATAAGGAAGGTGACGAACTACGTCGAGCCGGAGAGGCTCTACGTCAACCCGGACTGCGGCCTAAAGCTCCTCGACAGGAGGATAGCCTACGGGAAGCTCGTGAACCTCGTTAAGGGCGTTGAAATCGTCAGGAAGGAGCTCGCGAGGGAAGGAAAGGAGACCATACCATTCAGGAGGTCTGTCTGA
- a CDS encoding type II toxin-antitoxin system VapC family toxin, producing MVYADTDFFLALLKPNDWLKENARKLYEKYKGEITTSEATFLELLILSKRFNLDPLRLLAAVMAIIEEENEDYLRAAYYMKEHNLNPFDAVHAAKCGGVIISSDKAFDKLGIKRIKLEKPEEE from the coding sequence ATGGTCTACGCGGACACGGATTTTTTCCTTGCACTTCTTAAACCCAACGACTGGCTGAAGGAGAACGCCAGAAAGCTTTACGAAAAATATAAAGGGGAGATAACGACCTCGGAGGCAACCTTCCTCGAGCTTTTGATACTCTCAAAAAGGTTCAATCTCGACCCCCTCAGGCTTCTGGCGGCTGTGATGGCGATAATCGAGGAGGAAAACGAGGACTACCTCCGGGCGGCGTACTACATGAAGGAGCACAATCTTAATCCCTTCGATGCAGTTCATGCGGCGAAGTGCGGAGGAGTGATAATCAGCTCGGATAAGGCCTTCGACAAGCTCGGAATCAAGAGGATAAAGCTCGAAAAGCCAGAAGAAGAATAG
- a CDS encoding Ribonuclease P protein component 3, translated as MSERDYFVEMDVRSTEAYELANEWFDEVVFTKKLVLDNEPDWDSLKEEVRELRKTYGKVALLLVTKKPSLIRAFRARNLKALLYVQGGDMRVNRMAIEAKVDALISPWLGRKDYGFDHTLAGMAGRRGVAIGFSLSPLLRANPYERALTLRFMAKVWELVRKYRVPRFITSSAESRWEVRGPRDLMSLGINIGMEIPEARASLNFHPRSILSHL; from the coding sequence ATGAGCGAGAGGGACTACTTCGTCGAGATGGACGTCAGGAGCACGGAGGCCTACGAGTTAGCTAATGAGTGGTTCGACGAGGTAGTCTTTACCAAAAAGCTCGTCCTCGACAATGAGCCGGACTGGGACTCACTGAAGGAAGAAGTTAGGGAGCTTCGAAAGACCTACGGAAAGGTTGCACTCCTGCTCGTAACTAAGAAGCCGAGCCTGATAAGGGCCTTCAGGGCCAGGAACCTCAAAGCTTTGCTCTATGTTCAGGGAGGCGACATGAGGGTCAACAGAATGGCAATCGAGGCAAAGGTTGACGCCCTGATAAGCCCCTGGCTCGGGAGGAAGGACTACGGCTTCGACCACACGCTGGCTGGAATGGCAGGCAGGAGGGGCGTAGCAATTGGCTTCTCGCTCTCACCCCTTTTGAGGGCGAATCCCTACGAGAGGGCACTAACACTCCGCTTCATGGCCAAGGTCTGGGAGCTCGTCAGGAAGTATCGCGTTCCGCGCTTCATCACGAGCTCCGCCGAGAGCAGGTGGGAGGTTCGCGGGCCGAGGGACTTGATGAGCCTCGGGATAAACATCGGAATGGAGATTCCAGAGGCGAGGGCGAGCCTGAACTTCCACCCGCGTTCAATTCTCTCGCACCTTTGA
- a CDS encoding AbrB/MazE/SpoVT family DNA-binding domain-containing protein, whose translation MLARVDSRGRLYIPKELRKDISGEVYLVRVEEGILIVPKPEDPLGELEELGKKLPDVSLEELRREILKEAEKLAGG comes from the coding sequence ATGCTGGCCAGAGTGGACTCAAGGGGGAGGCTCTACATACCCAAGGAGCTCAGGAAGGACATTTCGGGCGAGGTTTACCTTGTCAGGGTGGAGGAGGGAATTCTCATAGTGCCCAAGCCGGAAGACCCGCTGGGAGAGCTTGAGGAACTCGGGAAGAAGCTCCCGGACGTTTCCCTCGAAGAGCTGAGAAGGGAAATCCTGAAAGAGGCGGAGAAGCTCGCGGGTGGGTGA
- a CDS encoding phosphatase PAP2 family protein, with protein MTGKRLRLILLFLAVYLSWDAYALIYPFIGRWSADVTRFLLHLPLTSYHFEYSLVSWTVSHHHLHALMRAVYKAGFAGSFWLPALYFTFADPERAKRLAVRFALGFGILALSFLVFHVHAPHVVYTLPERYAPNDWTARPEFVLPSPHCTLAFIGLLSVLEVKRRETVPLAVFLALVPTSTVLLGEHWVWDAVAGFLVALVAVGVEKRV; from the coding sequence ATGACGGGAAAACGGTTGAGGCTCATCCTCCTCTTCCTCGCGGTCTACCTCTCCTGGGACGCCTACGCCTTAATTTATCCATTCATCGGGCGCTGGAGCGCCGACGTTACCCGTTTCCTCCTCCACCTGCCACTGACGTCCTATCACTTCGAATACTCCCTCGTGAGCTGGACGGTCTCTCATCATCACCTCCACGCGCTCATGAGGGCGGTTTATAAGGCCGGCTTCGCGGGTAGCTTCTGGCTCCCGGCCCTCTACTTCACATTCGCCGACCCGGAGCGGGCGAAGAGACTCGCCGTCAGGTTCGCCCTCGGCTTCGGAATTCTGGCCCTATCCTTTCTGGTATTCCACGTCCACGCGCCCCACGTCGTTTACACTCTCCCGGAGCGCTACGCGCCCAACGACTGGACCGCTCGACCCGAGTTCGTTCTCCCCTCTCCTCACTGCACGCTGGCCTTCATCGGCCTGCTCTCAGTTCTGGAAGTTAAGAGGAGGGAAACCGTCCCGCTCGCAGTTTTCCTCGCGCTCGTTCCCACCTCAACGGTTCTCCTCGGTGAACACTGGGTCTGGGACGCGGTAGCGGGCTTCCTCGTGGCTCTCGTCGCGGTGGGGGTTGAGAAAAGGGTTTAA
- a CDS encoding pyridoxal-phosphate dependent enzyme, giving the protein MMCIECGREYDEKELRYRCDRGGLFESVSDEEILRAQHLLASREGLFVELASATPLAGLMKLLGSGELERGESYVLITTGHGLKDPNVVVNRFTLPEPIEPTLEAFREVME; this is encoded by the coding sequence TTGATGTGTATCGAGTGCGGGAGGGAGTATGACGAGAAGGAGCTCCGCTACCGCTGCGACCGCGGCGGCCTGTTCGAGAGCGTGAGCGACGAGGAGATACTCCGCGCCCAGCACCTCCTCGCGAGCAGGGAGGGCCTGTTCGTTGAGCTGGCATCCGCAACGCCACTGGCTGGCCTCATGAAGCTCCTCGGGAGCGGGGAGCTGGAGAGGGGTGAGAGCTACGTTCTCATAACGACCGGACACGGGCTCAAGGACCCGAACGTCGTGGTGAACCGCTTCACCCTTCCCGAGCCGATAGAGCCGACGCTGGAAGCCTTCAGGGAGGTGATGGAATGA
- a CDS encoding methylenetetrahydrofolate reductase C-terminal domain-containing protein, whose translation MAIRVYSCPKRLLNGPCGGALEGACEVDGRHCPWTGLIERVPLEPWMLFEEHPLLAELEGLVESDSVPRSSAFWRKLTRGKAFTVEFPVKVVRSSEDLLRVLRTLEADLVTVPDNPLGYPHFDPVAFATRLKDVGVRAGVMPHVTAKDRNLSALASELRTAQLFGFEAVLLTTGDWPGLSMPSRPVFDLDSPNLLRLARLVFAGVMPPGQRVQVESRPRVAGTMNPHYRPGVEARRTIRKIVAGAEVLFTQVVARRESVLSIREVLMEVEEKTRAEVPVVVSLLYPLGDELKPFLERMGIPTGDEGFGELLEEVKSLDAKGGVNLILLAETLGEWLSLWEEVKELVREVFG comes from the coding sequence GTGGCGATTAGGGTCTACTCCTGCCCCAAGAGGCTTCTCAACGGGCCCTGCGGCGGGGCTCTTGAGGGTGCCTGCGAGGTGGACGGGAGGCACTGTCCGTGGACCGGCCTGATAGAGCGCGTTCCACTGGAACCGTGGATGCTCTTTGAGGAGCACCCCCTGCTCGCGGAGCTTGAGGGGCTCGTCGAGTCCGACTCGGTGCCGAGGAGTTCCGCTTTCTGGAGAAAGCTCACGAGGGGGAAGGCCTTCACCGTCGAGTTCCCTGTGAAGGTAGTCCGCTCCAGCGAGGACCTCCTCCGGGTTCTCCGGACGCTTGAGGCCGACCTCGTGACGGTTCCGGACAATCCCCTCGGCTACCCCCACTTTGACCCCGTGGCCTTCGCGACGAGGCTGAAGGACGTTGGCGTGAGGGCCGGCGTCATGCCCCACGTGACCGCGAAGGACAGGAACCTCTCGGCACTCGCCTCAGAGCTCAGGACCGCACAGCTCTTCGGCTTCGAGGCCGTGCTTCTGACGACCGGGGACTGGCCCGGGCTCTCGATGCCGAGCAGGCCGGTCTTCGACCTCGACTCCCCGAACCTACTCAGGCTTGCGAGGCTCGTATTCGCCGGCGTGATGCCGCCGGGTCAGAGGGTTCAGGTCGAGAGCCGCCCGAGGGTTGCTGGGACTATGAACCCACATTACCGGCCGGGGGTGGAGGCTAGGAGAACAATCAGAAAGATTGTGGCCGGAGCGGAGGTCCTCTTCACCCAGGTGGTTGCGAGGCGGGAGAGCGTCCTCTCAATCCGAGAGGTACTGATGGAGGTTGAAGAGAAGACCAGGGCGGAGGTCCCGGTCGTCGTCTCGCTGCTCTACCCCCTGGGGGACGAGCTCAAGCCCTTCCTCGAGCGGATGGGCATACCAACGGGGGATGAGGGCTTCGGAGAGCTCCTCGAGGAAGTGAAATCCCTCGACGCGAAGGGCGGCGTTAACCTGATTCTACTCGCTGAAACCCTCGGGGAGTGGCTCTCTCTGTGGGAGGAGGTGAAAGAACTCGTGAGGGAGGTGTTTGGATGA
- a CDS encoding aspartate kinase, protein MLCPGRRFVVKFGGSSVRDHFDSAVSFASRLWDAGEVAVVVSAIKGVTDALLRLAETGDGIEGIEALHRDFALRHGLDPSIFSHLLRELERSIESRASFPSERAFGDHVVSFGELLSARAFAEALSARGVPVVLFDPWEVIATDGNFGNAEVNLRETLRGSAPVREAIEGGFVAVVPGFIGGYLDLRTTLGRNGSDYTAAVLGEAIGADAVLIMGGVDGVYTADPRRVLFARPVPFISRKRVKVASLLGMNALHPKATEFGVPILIGRTDDWVFSTVVGEADSGTPVITHRREGELFRVSVVGVDSVPGYEGESREFNGVRVVSFWVERYSLGGFLNSLHWALFGRRRTAPLAVVS, encoded by the coding sequence ATGCTCTGCCCCGGGAGGAGGTTCGTCGTCAAGTTTGGCGGGAGCTCTGTCAGGGACCACTTCGACTCGGCGGTCTCCTTTGCCAGCCGGCTCTGGGACGCCGGAGAAGTCGCCGTCGTCGTCTCGGCAATAAAAGGGGTTACCGACGCCCTGCTGAGGCTCGCAGAGACCGGGGACGGCATCGAGGGCATAGAAGCGCTCCACAGGGACTTCGCGCTCAGGCACGGCCTCGACCCCTCAATCTTTTCACACCTCCTCAGAGAGCTCGAGAGGAGTATTGAGTCAAGGGCATCGTTTCCGTCCGAAAGGGCCTTCGGGGACCACGTCGTTTCGTTCGGCGAACTGCTGTCGGCGAGGGCCTTCGCCGAGGCCCTGTCCGCGAGGGGAGTCCCCGTCGTGCTCTTCGACCCGTGGGAGGTCATAGCGACCGACGGCAACTTCGGGAACGCGGAGGTCAACCTCAGGGAGACGCTGAGGGGGAGCGCCCCCGTCAGGGAGGCCATCGAGGGAGGCTTCGTGGCCGTTGTTCCGGGCTTCATAGGCGGCTACCTTGACCTCAGGACGACCCTCGGGAGGAACGGGAGCGACTACACGGCCGCGGTCCTCGGGGAGGCCATCGGCGCAGACGCCGTTCTGATAATGGGGGGTGTCGATGGAGTCTACACCGCTGACCCGAGGAGGGTTCTCTTCGCGAGGCCGGTGCCCTTCATCTCGCGGAAGAGAGTGAAGGTGGCCTCGCTCCTCGGTATGAATGCCCTTCATCCAAAGGCCACCGAGTTCGGGGTCCCAATCCTCATAGGCAGGACCGACGACTGGGTCTTCTCGACCGTCGTCGGTGAAGCGGACTCGGGGACGCCGGTAATCACCCACAGGAGGGAGGGGGAGCTCTTCAGGGTCTCTGTGGTGGGCGTTGACTCGGTTCCCGGCTACGAGGGCGAGAGCCGGGAGTTCAACGGCGTTAGAGTGGTCTCCTTCTGGGTCGAGCGCTACTCCCTCGGGGGCTTCCTCAACTCTCTCCACTGGGCCCTCTTCGGGAGGCGTAGAACGGCGCCCCTCGCGGTGGTCTCATGA
- a CDS encoding cystathionine gamma-synthase family protein yields MRPLHEPVYITVAFAQYGEAGKSDRGFDLKYSREENPTVRVLERNLSALEGGREALAFNSGMAAIGCLYLSQLSAGDEVVLPMEAYGTTVQLAEELEKFGVSVKLAYPSAESIVEAIGGGTSLVLLETVTNPTLKVIDVPEVVKRAREVGARVVVDNTFSPLVFRPLKAGADAVVHSLTKYIAGHNDVLGGAVILGDLDVSGLWHWRRRLGSIIQPVEAWLVWRGMKTLELRFERQSRSALAIAEFLSEHPKVKNVHYPGLRDDPHHETARRLFERDLYGGVVSFEHAGGKSGALSFLRSLRRIFPSPSLGGVESIASYPAKSAAKVMPPERRRLLGITDGLIRLSVGLEDEDELIEDLDRALGGGGD; encoded by the coding sequence ATGAGACCCCTCCACGAGCCGGTGTACATCACTGTCGCCTTCGCGCAGTACGGCGAGGCCGGGAAATCGGACCGGGGATTCGACCTGAAGTATAGCAGGGAGGAGAACCCGACCGTCAGGGTGCTTGAAAGGAACCTCTCGGCCCTCGAGGGCGGGAGGGAGGCTTTGGCCTTCAACAGCGGCATGGCGGCGATAGGCTGTCTCTACCTCTCACAGCTCTCCGCCGGGGACGAGGTGGTCCTGCCGATGGAGGCCTACGGAACGACGGTTCAGCTCGCCGAGGAGCTGGAGAAGTTCGGGGTGAGCGTTAAGCTCGCCTACCCGAGCGCCGAATCCATCGTCGAGGCGATTGGAGGAGGGACTTCCCTCGTGCTCCTTGAAACGGTGACCAACCCGACGCTCAAGGTGATAGACGTCCCGGAGGTCGTGAAGAGGGCGAGGGAGGTCGGGGCGAGGGTCGTCGTGGACAACACGTTTTCCCCGCTCGTCTTCCGTCCCCTCAAGGCCGGGGCCGATGCGGTGGTTCACAGCCTCACCAAGTACATCGCCGGCCACAACGACGTTCTCGGCGGGGCCGTAATCCTCGGGGACCTCGACGTTTCAGGGCTCTGGCACTGGAGGCGGAGGCTCGGCTCGATAATCCAGCCCGTCGAGGCGTGGCTCGTCTGGAGGGGCATGAAGACCCTTGAACTCCGCTTTGAGAGGCAGAGCAGGAGCGCCCTCGCTATAGCGGAGTTCCTGAGCGAGCATCCGAAGGTTAAGAACGTGCACTACCCGGGGCTGAGGGACGACCCCCACCACGAGACCGCGCGCAGGCTCTTTGAGAGGGACCTCTACGGCGGCGTCGTCAGCTTCGAGCACGCCGGGGGTAAATCCGGGGCCTTAAGCTTCCTCCGTTCGCTGAGGAGAATCTTCCCGTCGCCTTCCCTCGGGGGCGTAGAGAGCATAGCCTCCTACCCGGCGAAGAGCGCCGCGAAAGTGATGCCGCCCGAGAGGAGGAGGCTCCTCGGAATCACGGACGGCCTGATACGCCTCTCTGTCGGCCTTGAGGACGAGGACGAACTAATCGAGGACCTCGACAGGGCCCTGGGGGGTGGTGGCGATTAG